The genomic stretch AGGATTCCGCTATGTGATAAAGCCAAAGCGCTTTGTTCCATAGTACCTACTTTCTGCCTTTGATTTTTCTTTGTGCCTCTGCCCCTCCGTGCTTGAGAAGTTACGCAGAGACTCTAATATAGAACGTGGGCAAAGTCAAGATGGGCCGCTGGTTTACAACATGGCTGCAGGTAACGCTCGGTTCAGAAACCGTCCGGACAGGATTCGCGGGGGCGTTCCGCATCGCGCAGGCGTTTCCGCTCTTCGGCCTTCCTCTGAAGCGCCTCCTCCTCCACGGTGCGGCAAACCAGGGGGGGAACGGGAGTGGGGCGCCCCTTCCCGTCCAGGGCAACGTAGGTCACGAGGGCTGTGCAGGTCTTGCAACGGGCGCCGGTAAGGGGATTTTCGGAAAAGATATCGACGCCCACCTCCACCGAAGTCCGAAAGGCGCCGTTGAGCCTTGCCTTAACGATGGCCAGCGTCCCGATCCGGATCGGGTGACGGAAATCGACCCGATCCATGGAGGCGGTCACAACGATGGTCCGACAATGACGCATGGCCGCCATGGCCCCCGTCAGGTCGATCATGGAGAGGACTTTCCCGCCAAAAACATTTCCCAGATGGTTCCCGTCATTGGGCTGGATCAGCTCCGTCGTTTCCACCATCGATTCCTCAAAGGTCTTTCCCTGCAACAGATCATTCATCATTTCTCTCCTCCGGGAAACCCCGTCGTCGAAAATGTCCGGTCTTCCCCGTCGACAATCATCCCCTCCACCTGATCACGCCGTTGGAGCAGGACACGCCCCTTTTTCGGCCCGAGGACGAAAACGGCCGTTGCCAGGGCATCCGCCTCCATGGCCGTGGGGGCGATCACCGTAACACTCCGGCAGCCCCGGGCAGGACGCCCCGTCCGGGGATCCAGAATATGATGATACCGTACCCCCTGGTAGATGTAAAATCTTTCATAGTCTCCGGAGGTGGCCGCAGCCCGGTCGGTCAGAGGCAGTTCCTCCATAAGCCGGCCCCGGTGGCGAGGGTCCTCTATTCCCACCCTCCAGGGACGGGATACGGATCGTCTCCCGATCGCACGCAGATCACCTCCGGCATTCACGATAGCGTTTTCGATCCCCTCTTTCTCAAGAACCTCAATGGCCCGGTCCACTGCATACCCCTTGGCAACCCCCCCCAGGACGATCGCCATCCCCGGCTTCGGCAGGCGCACCCGGCCCGCTCGATCGATCCGTACTTTACGATAGTCCACAAGAGGGAGGACGGCATCAATTTTTCCCCGACCGGGAGGGGGGGGACCTTTTTCAATATGCCAGATCCGCACCAGGGGTTTCACCGTGATGTCGAAGGCCCCATTCGACAGGGCGCCGAAGCGGAGTCCCGCCCTGATAACCAGCCGGAGTTCAGGAGAGACCGGCGTCCATCCCTTGCCCGCGGCGTCGTTGACC from Deltaproteobacteria bacterium encodes the following:
- a CDS encoding acyl-CoA thioesterase, producing MNDLLQGKTFEESMVETTELIQPNDGNHLGNVFGGKVLSMIDLTGAMAAMRHCRTIVVTASMDRVDFRHPIRIGTLAIVKARLNGAFRTSVEVGVDIFSENPLTGARCKTCTALVTYVALDGKGRPTPVPPLVCRTVEEEALQRKAEERKRLRDAERPRESCPDGF
- a CDS encoding FAD:protein FMN transferase is translated as MLRKNPVLLLLICGLLLSTGCETSTPPVVEREQILMGTTVSITIAGVDPDRADHAADRAFGEIRRLEAIMSTYRPDSGISKVNDAAGKGWTPVSPELRLVIRAGLRFGALSNGAFDITVKPLVRIWHIEKGPPPPGRGKIDAVLPLVDYRKVRIDRAGRVRLPKPGMAIVLGGVAKGYAVDRAIEVLEKEGIENAIVNAGGDLRAIGRRSVSRPWRVGIEDPRHRGRLMEELPLTDRAAATSGDYERFYIYQGVRYHHILDPRTGRPARGCRSVTVIAPTAMEADALATAVFVLGPKKGRVLLQRRDQVEGMIVDGEDRTFSTTGFPGGEK